ACCCGGATGGGCAACAAGTCGATGGTCATCGAGTCCGAGATCGTCGACGCCTCCGGAGCGGCGCCGCGCGACGGCGTGCTGGCGAGGTCGCGCGTGGTCCTCGTCTTCTTCGACGCGACGACGCAGCAGTCCGTGACCCCGCCGCCGGGCTACCGCGAGGCGATCGTCGACTCGTTGGGCGGACCGCTCGCCGTGCCGTCGGCCTGACGGCTCACCACCCGGGCGGGAGCCCGGTGAAGTCCGGCTCGCGACCCTCGGCGAACGCGCTCAGCGCCTCCAGGTTGGCCGGGCCGCCCATCAGCTCGGCGAAGGCGGCGTTCTCGCGGTCGCGGGCGTCGCGGATCGCGGCGCGGTGCGGCTCGGTCATGGCCCTCTTCACCGCGACGAGCGAGGAGATCGGCCGGCGGGCGAGCAGGCTCGCGTGCTCGCGGGCGACGTCGAGCAGGCGATCGGCCGGGCAGACCTGCCGGACGAGCCCCATCTCCCGGGCCTCCTCGGCTGAGACCCACTCGGCCGACAGCAGCATCCAGGCGGCGTCCTGGCGGCCCACCAGCGCCGGGAAGAGGTACGACGACGCGGCCTCCGGTGCCACCCCGAGGGACGTGAACGGGCACTTCAGTCGGGCATCGGCCGCGATGAAGGCCAGGTCGGCGAAGCCGAGGATCGTCGCGCCGATGCCCAGGCCGATGCCGTTGACGGCCACGACCAGCGGCTTGGGGAAGTCCACGAGGGCGTCGACGAGCCCGATGAAGCCGTGCTTGCCCCGCTCGAACGTCGGGTCGGTCGCCATCCGGTGCATCTCGAGCAGGTCGGTGCCGGCGCTGAACGCGCGCCCGGCGCCCGTCAGCAGCACCACGGCGACCTGCGGGTCGGTGGCCGCCTCGAGCAGCGCGTCCGCCGTGGCGTCGTACAGGGCCTCGTTGAACGCGTTGAGGGCGTCCGGCCGGTTGAGGACGAGCGTGCGGACGCGGTCCTGGTCGGACACCGTGAGGATCATGGGTCCAGACTAGAACGTGTTCTAGGGCTGCGTCACTCGGTGGTCGCGAGCGGCTCCGGCGCGAGGGCCGACCGCAGCCGGCGCAGCGCCCGGTGGCGCGCGACCCGCACCGCCACCGCCGTCATGCCCAGCGCGCTCGCCGTGCTGGCGACGTCGAGGTCGAGCACCTCCAGGCAGGCGATGACGTCGCGCTCGCGGGGCGGCAGGGAGGCCAGCGCCTGACGGACCCACTCGTCGGCGATCAGCCCGCCCTCGGGTCCGGCGACCGCCTCCTCGGCCTCGGCGGTGATCAGCTCGAGGCCGCGGGACCGGCTGCCGGAGCGGCGCCACGCGTTGGCGCCGTGGTTGCGGGCGATGCCGAACAGCCAGCCCCCGAAGTCGGCGGTGTCGCCGTGGAAGTCCGCGATCCGCTCGGCCGCCACCATCCAGGTCGCGGCCGCGAGGTCCTCGGGCGCCTCGGTCCCGGGCACCGTGCGCGCCTCCAGCCACAGCAGGAGGCGTCCGGCATGGGCGAGGTAGAGGTCGCGCCATGCCAGCGACTCACCGCGCTTGGCCGCGGCGACGCATTCGTCGTCGGCGCGCACTGACGTGTTCCACCCCTGCCTGCCCGTGGCGTCCCGACGTGCCGTCCGGACCTGCAACACATTGTCGCGCCTTCGCGGCGCTTTGGGGAGGGAATCGAGCGGGTGTCTTTACTTTGTGGGGCCGTGTCCGCGGCCGTGGCCACGGCCCGGGCCGGGCCGGTCGCCGTCGGTCCCGCGGCGGTCGTCGGCGCCGCCCTTGTCCTTGTCGTCCTTGGGCGCCGAGCCGGTGCCCAGCGCGGCCGGGTCGCCGAGCTTGGCCGCCGGCCCGTCGTCGGGCGCCTCGGGCAGCCCGGGGAGGTCGGGCTTGCGTCCCTTGTCGTGGCCGACCTTGCGGCCCTTGTCCTTGACCTTGCGCTCGCCGGGGCGCTCGGCCGGGATGCGCGCCCGGTCGATCGCGCGCTCGGAGCCGTCGGCGCGGTCCGAGGCGGAGGAGTGAGTGCCCGGCAGCCCCGGGGACAAGGGGCTGCCGGGCGAGGTGGACACGTCGGGTTGTGGGGTTCCGACGTTTCCGTGACTCGGCGGGCCGGAGGGCTCCTCCTGGGTGGGGCTGTCGGCAGGCGACAGTGGGATGTCGCTGCCGGTTGGGGTGCCCGCTGCCCAGGTCGCCGCCGCGATCACGGCCACGGAGGCCGTCGCGACGATCATGCGGAGTCCAGCCGACCGAGCCGTCTGGGGGGCGACCGGTTGCGAGCTCGCACCGAGCTCGGCCAGGACGCCCAGGAACACCGGGTCGGGCTCGAGCGTCGGCACTGCGACGCGGAGCCGTTCGGTCCGGTGGTTGCTCATCTCTCGATCTCTGCTTCGCGCTGCGTGGTGGTGCTTCCTCGAGGTCAGTCCCCACCCCAGACGGGGACTGGCCTTCACGGGGTACATGTAGCGAGCGGCGCGTGGTGTTACATCGGCTCGGAAATCTTTTCGCGGGCCATCTCCTGGCGCAGCCGCTTCAGCGCCCGGTGGTGGGCCACGCGTACGGCGACCGCGCTGATCCCGAGCGCGGTGGCCGTCGTCGGCACGTCCATGTCGAGCACCTCGCGGCAGGTGACGACGTCGCGCTCACGCTCGGGGAGGGTCGCCAGCAGCCGGCGGGCCCAGTCGTCGGAGGTCGTGTCCGGCTCGGGGCCGGGGACCGTGCCGGTCGAGCCGTTGTCCAGCGGGATCCGGTCGCGTCGTACCGAGCGCCGGTGCGCGTTGACCGACAGGTTGCGGGCGATGCCGAACAGCCAGCCCGCGAACTCCTCGGAGCTGCCGTTGAACCCGGCGATCTTCTCCGCGGCGACCAGCCAGGCGCCCGAGGCGATGTCCTCGGGGCTCTCCTCGCCGGAGGGGCGCCCGCGCAGCCAGACAACGAGACGGGAGGCGTGCGCCCGGTAGAGCTCACGCCATGCATCGGAATCGCCCCGCTTGGCCGCGGCGACGACGTCGTCGTCCGTCGTCACCGCGCCTGGTCCACCAACGCTTCCTGCGGCCGGGGGGAGCGGTGGGCACCGCTGTCGCTGTCGGGAGAGGTCGGGTGCGCGCTGGCGCGGCCGCCGTTGACCGGCGGCAGGCCGGGAAGGTCCGGAACGCCATCGAGTCCCGACGGTTGGGGAACCGACGGGACTACGGTGGGAACGGGCAGCGAGGGGACCTCCGGGAGGTCGACCTCGCCCCCGGGTGGGTCGCCGCTCGGCGGCGACGGGGTCGGACCGCCGGACGGTCGGCCGGACGGTACGCCGCTGTCGCTGGGCTCGGCCGGCGTCGTGGCCTGGCCGGTCTCCTCGCCCGCGGGGTCCGACGCGTCGGTGCCAGCGGGTGAGGTCGGCGCGTCCGAGGGTGGGGTTCGGGCGTCGCCGGGTTGTGGGTCGGTCGGCTGTTGCGTGATGCGTTCCTCGGGGCGGAACGGTGAATCCGTCCCAGGCAGGGCGCCTGCTGCCCACGAGGTCGCTCCGACGGCGATCGCACCCCCCAGCACAATCGCAAGCCGTGCACCAGCCGACCGACCCGGTCGCGCCGCCGGCACCGTCGAGCTTGCGCTCAACTCGGCCAGCTGCGCGAGCAGCACCGGATCCGGATCGGCTGGGCGCACCTCGGCGCGCAGCGTCTCGATCCAGTCCGGACGGGTCATGGTTTCTCTTTCGAGTTGGACCATCGTGAACGGGCCCGATCACGATGGGGAAGGGAATCCCCTCGTGCAGTACCTGTCACGCGGTCGGCTGTGCGTTACATCCTCGCGAAAATCTTTTCGGGCCGCACCCGAACGCCGCATCGCCGGCTGCCGGGCAGGGTCGGCCGGCGGGGTCGGCCGGCAGGGTCAGCCGGCGGTGTTCACCATGAAGTTCGCGGCGTGCGTGACGTACTCCCAGAACCGGGCGTCCTGCTCCGGGGTGAGGTCGACGCTGTCGAGCCCGGCGCGGAAGTGGGTGAGCCACCGGTCGCGGGCGTCGAGGTCCACGGCGAACGGCGCGTGCCGCATGCGCAGGCGCGGGTGCCCGCGCTGCTGGGAGTAGGTCGTCGGCCCGCCCCAGTACTGCACGAGGAACATCAGGAACCGTTCCTCGGCGGGGCCGAGGTCCGCCTCGGGGTACATCGGCCGCAGGACCTCGTCCTGCGCGACGCCCTCGTAGAAGCGGGCGACGATGCGGCGGAAGGTCTCCAGCCCGCCGATCTCGTCGTAGAAGGTCTGCTCCTGCTCCACGTCGTCCATCATCCCTCGTCGCCGGTGGCGGCCTTCGGGGGAGGGGCGTCGTGGTCGCGGCGGTCCTCGCGGTGCCACACCACGCGCTGGGCGAACGGGATCTCGATGCCCTCGTGGTCGAAGCGGGCCTTGATCCGCTGTCGCAGGGCGCGGGCGACGGCCCACTGCTCGAGCGGCGCCGTCTTCACCATCACCCGGATCGTCACCGAGTCGGCCGCCAGCATCTCCACGCCGGTCACCTCCGGCTCCTCGATGATGAGCCCGTTGAACTCCTCGTCCTCCCACAGGTCGTGGGCGACCTCGCGGAGCACCCGCTGCACGCGGGCCAGGTCCTCGCCGTACCCGACGCCGACGTCGACGACCGCCCGGGACCAGTTCTGGCTCTTGTTGCCGACCCGGAGGATCTCGCCGTTGGGGACGTACCAGACCGTCCCGTTGATGTCGCGCAGCCGCGTCATCCGCAGGGTCACGGCCTCGACCGTGCCGTTGGCCTCGCCCACGTCGACGACGTCGCCGACGCCGTACTGGTCCTCGATGAACACGAAGATCCCGGCGAGGAAGTCCTTGACGAGCGACTGGGCGCCGAAGCCGAGCGCGATGCCGATGATGCCGGCGCTCGCGATGATCGGCGCGATGTCGACGCCGAGCTCGCTGAGCACCATCGTGCCGATGACCGCTGCCACGACGAAGGTGATGATGCTCTTCAGCAGCCCGGCCATGGTCGCCGCGCGCTGCTTGCGCCGTGCGGCGACCGAGGTCTCGACCCGCTCGGGCAGCACGCCCTTCTCCGCGCGACTCGCGATCCGGTCGACGACGCGGTGCAGGAGCCAGCGGATGACCAACCCCAGCAGGACCAGCCCGATCACCGCCAGCGGCTTGCCGATCAGCACGTCGGACCACTCCGCGAGGCGGCGGTTGCCGGTGACGTCCCACGTCAGGTCGCACACCTGCTCGCCGTCGGCGCAGGGGTTGACCGCGTCGGTTGCCGTGAGGAGGAGTGAAAGCATCCCGACAGTCTTCCAAATGAGTCGTGACCGGTTGGCGGCCACCACCTGCCCCGGCGGGGCCGGGTGCCGATATCCTCCTCCCGTGACCAGCACTGTTGTACGACGCCTCCTCGCCCTGTGCTCCCTCGTCGGCGTGAGCGCGCTGCTCGTCGTGGCCGGCGCGAGTGCGGCCTCCGCCGACACCCCCGAGCCCCGTCCGGGCAGCTGGGAGCCGAAGCCGGACATCGACGTCCTCCACGCGTGGCTGGTCCTGGCCGGCATCCCGCTGCTGGTGTTCGTCGTCATCACGCTGCTCTTCGTCGCGCCGGCGCTCGCCCGCGGCGCCGACCTCAGCCCCAACGCGCTGGAGCCCGAGAACCAGTGGCTCGGCGGCCCGCGCAAGGCGGCCGGCGAGCTGGCGGCGCCGGACTCCGAGGACTCGAAGGCCGGCGGCGCCGGCGGCAGCTGGTAGTCCGCGGCCATGAGCACCACGGCACTGAACGCGACCGAGCGCGCCGCGCTCGACGTCACCATCCGCAACGCCGAGCAGGCCTGCCGGGCGGAGATCTCGGTCTTCGTCGGTGCTGCCAGCGGCGACCCGCGCGACTTCGCGACCAGCCTGCACAACACGCTCGTGCTCCCGGCGCGCAGCGTGCTCGTGATGGTCGACCCCGACCGCCGGCTGGTCGAGATCGTGACCGGCGGCCACGTCCGCGAGCGGCTCACCGACGACGAGGCGCAGCAGGCCGTCGCCGCGATGACCGAGCGCTTCGCCGAGGGTGACCTCGCGGGCGGCCTCAACCGCGGCATCGAGCTCCTGGGTGAGCTCGCCAAGGACTGAGCCCGCCACCACGACGCGCAACGGCCCGGCACCCCGAGGGGCGCCGGGCCGTTGCCGTGTCCGGGGGCGCTACGAGGCGTCGAACGCCTGGGCGGCGAGCGCGCGGGCCACGTCGGCCCGGCCCTCGCGCACGTAGCGCACCGCGCCCGGGTTGACCGCGTCGGCGTTGGCGGCGAGCCACGCGTCGACGGCCTCGAGCGTCTCCGGGGTGGCGATCAGGCGCGGGAAGATGAACTCCAGCGCGACCGACGCCTTGTGCGCGCCCAGCCGCTCCCAGGTGCCGGCGACGTCGGCGAGGTAGGTCGCGACGTACGGGGCGAGCACCTCCTCCTGGCCGGCCTGCCAGAAGGAGAGGACGACGCTGCGCTGCGTCTCGTTCGGCGTCGCCGGGTCGAGCACGGCCTGCTGCCACGCCCGCTCCTTCGCGGCGGCGGTGGGCATCGCGGCGCGGGCGGCGGCGGACTTCTCCTGGCCGGAGATGGTGTTGTCGCCCGCGAGCTCGGCGTCGATCCGGGCGTCGTCGGCGCGACCGACCCGGGCGAGCGCGGTGAGCAGGCCCCAGCGCAGGTCCTGGTCGATCGCCAGGCCCTCGAGGACGAGCGTGCCGTCGAGCATGCCCTCCAGCTCGGCGATCGCCTCCTCGCTGCGCGCGGCGGCGGCGTAGGCCCGCGCGAACGTCAGCTGGTGGTCGGTGCCCGGCTCGGCTGCCTCGAGGAGGGCGCGCAGGCCCTTCTCCCAGCGGTCGGCCAGCTGGGCACGCGTGGCCGGGGCCGCGTAGAGCGTGACCGCCTGGGCGGCGTACACGGGGATCCGGCTGACGCCCCACGCGTCGGTCTCGCTGCCGATGTTGCCGAGCACCAGCTCGACGTAGTCGGTCGCGGAGAGCTCGGCGTCGCGGGTCATGTCCCAGGCGGCGCTCCACACCAGCGCGCGGGCGAGCGAGTCGTCCAGGTCCGAGAGCCGGGCGATCGCCGTGGCGCGGGAGTGCTCGTCGAGGCGGATCTTCGCGAAGGCGAGGTCCTGGTCGTTGAGCAGGAGGAGCTCGGGCTGGGCCTTGCCGACCAGCTCGGGCAGCTCGGTGCGGGCGCCCTCGACGTCGACCTCGACGTAGTCGGTGCGCACGAGGCGGCCCTCGACGGTGTTGTAGAAGCCGATGCCGACCCGGTGGCGGCGCAGGGTCGGGTGCTCCTCGGGCGCGACCTGGTCGATCGCGAAGGTGGCGTAGGTGCCCTGCGCGGTGAGCTCGAAGGCGGGGGAGAGGGTGTTCGTGCCCGCGGTCTGCAGCCACTCCTGCGCCCAGCCGGTGAGCTCGCGACCGGAGGCCTTCTCGAGCGCGGTGAGCAGGTCGGAGAACTCGGTGTTCGCGAACTCGTGGTCGTGGAAGTACTGCTTGAGCCCGGCGAGGAACGGGTCCAGCCCGACCCACGCGACCAGCTGCTTGAGCACCGCCGCCCCCTTGGCGTAGGTGATCATGTCGAAGTTGACCTCGACCGCGTGCAGGTCGACGTTGTCGGCCGCGATCGGGTGCGTCGACGGCAGCGAGTCCGCGCGGTAGCCGGTCTGCTTGCGGGCGTTGGTGAAGCCCGTCCAGGCGTCCGTGTACGACGTCGCGAGGGCCTCGGCGTGGTAGCAGGCCCATTCGGCGAACGACTCGTTGAGCCACAGGTCGTCCCACCACTTCATGGTGACGAGGTCGCCGAACCACATGTGCGCCATCTCGTGCAGGATCACCGAGCAGCGGAACTCGTAGAACGAGCGGGGCTGGCGGGAGCGGGGGAGGTACTCGTCGCGCAGGGTCACGCAGCCGGCGTTCTCCATCGCGCCCATGTTGTACTCCGGCACGTAGAGCTGGTCGTACTTGCCGAACGGGTAGGGGTAGCCGAAGGCGTCCTCGAAGAACTCGAAGCCCTGCTTGGTGAGGGTGACGATCTCCTCGCGGTCGCGCTCGAGGTACTCCTTGAGCGACTGGCGCGAGTAGTGGCCGAGCGGGATCGTGCCGTACTTGCCCTCGTAGACGTCCTGGACCTCGTAGTAGTCACCTGCGACGACGGCGGTGATGTAGGTCGACATCGGCTTGGTGGCGGGGAAGTTCCAGACCGCGAGCGGCTCGCCCTGCGCATTGCTCGCGCCGGTGGCGACGGGCTCCGGGGTCGTCGCGTTGGAGACGACCTTCCAGTGGGCGGGGGCGGTCACGTTGAACGTGAAGGGCGCCTTCAGGTCGGGCTGCTCGAACGTGGTGTAGACGCGTCGGGCGTCGGGGACCTCGAACTGCGAGTAGAGGTAGACCTTGCCGTCGGCCGGGTCGACGAAGTGGTGCAGGCCCTCGCCCGTGTGGGAGTAGGTGCAGTCGGCCTTCACGACCAGCACGTTGTCGGCCTGCAGGTCGGGCAGCGCGATCCGGCTGTCGGCGTACGACGTCGCGGGGTCCAGCGCCACGCCGTTGAGCGTGATCTCGTGCACCGTCGCGTCGACCAGGTCGGCGAAGGTGCTGGCGCCGGGCTGGCGGCAGGTGAAGGTCAGGGTCGTGGTGGACCCGAAGGTCTCGACGCCGTCGCGGGTCGCGTCGCTGAGGTCGAGGTCGATGACGTAGGAGGCCACGTCGACGAGCGCGGCGCGGGTGGCCGCCTCGTCGCGGGTGAGGTTGGTGCCGGGCATGGCAGTCATCCTCGCATCCGCCCCACATTGTCAGACAACTGACGGTGGCCTCGGCAGTGCGGCGGCGAATCACAACGGTGTAACTTCCAAAAGTCAACGCGACACGCCAGTGATTCGTGGGTTTTTCGGGGTTTTTGTTGCGTTCTGAGGCAGATGTGTCCGATGGTGTTCGACATGCGCAACCGTGGCCCGGTCCTGCGCTGGGGGACGTCCGTCGCCGCCAGCGCCCTGTTCGC
Above is a genomic segment from Nocardioides aromaticivorans containing:
- a CDS encoding enoyl-CoA hydratase/isomerase family protein translates to MILTVSDQDRVRTLVLNRPDALNAFNEALYDATADALLEAATDPQVAVVLLTGAGRAFSAGTDLLEMHRMATDPTFERGKHGFIGLVDALVDFPKPLVVAVNGIGLGIGATILGFADLAFIAADARLKCPFTSLGVAPEAASSYLFPALVGRQDAAWMLLSAEWVSAEEAREMGLVRQVCPADRLLDVAREHASLLARRPISSLVAVKRAMTEPHRAAIRDARDRENAAFAELMGGPANLEALSAFAEGREPDFTGLPPGW
- a CDS encoding RNA polymerase sigma factor, encoding MRADDECVAAAKRGESLAWRDLYLAHAGRLLLWLEARTVPGTEAPEDLAAATWMVAAERIADFHGDTADFGGWLFGIARNHGANAWRRSGSRSRGLELITAEAEEAVAGPEGGLIADEWVRQALASLPPRERDVIACLEVLDLDVASTASALGMTAVAVRVARHRALRRLRSALAPEPLATTE
- a CDS encoding RNA polymerase sigma factor, translating into MTTDDDVVAAAKRGDSDAWRELYRAHASRLVVWLRGRPSGEESPEDIASGAWLVAAEKIAGFNGSSEEFAGWLFGIARNLSVNAHRRSVRRDRIPLDNGSTGTVPGPEPDTTSDDWARRLLATLPERERDVVTCREVLDMDVPTTATALGISAVAVRVAHHRALKRLRQEMAREKISEPM
- a CDS encoding globin, with amino-acid sequence MDDVEQEQTFYDEIGGLETFRRIVARFYEGVAQDEVLRPMYPEADLGPAEERFLMFLVQYWGGPTTYSQQRGHPRLRMRHAPFAVDLDARDRWLTHFRAGLDSVDLTPEQDARFWEYVTHAANFMVNTAG
- a CDS encoding mechanosensitive ion channel family protein, which gives rise to MLSLLLTATDAVNPCADGEQVCDLTWDVTGNRRLAEWSDVLIGKPLAVIGLVLLGLVIRWLLHRVVDRIASRAEKGVLPERVETSVAARRKQRAATMAGLLKSIITFVVAAVIGTMVLSELGVDIAPIIASAGIIGIALGFGAQSLVKDFLAGIFVFIEDQYGVGDVVDVGEANGTVEAVTLRMTRLRDINGTVWYVPNGEILRVGNKSQNWSRAVVDVGVGYGEDLARVQRVLREVAHDLWEDEEFNGLIIEEPEVTGVEMLAADSVTIRVMVKTAPLEQWAVARALRQRIKARFDHEGIEIPFAQRVVWHREDRRDHDAPPPKAATGDEG
- a CDS encoding DUF5130 family protein, with product MSTTALNATERAALDVTIRNAEQACRAEISVFVGAASGDPRDFATSLHNTLVLPARSVLVMVDPDRRLVEIVTGGHVRERLTDDEAQQAVAAMTERFAEGDLAGGLNRGIELLGELAKD
- the pepN gene encoding aminopeptidase N — encoded protein: MPGTNLTRDEAATRAALVDVASYVIDLDLSDATRDGVETFGSTTTLTFTCRQPGASTFADLVDATVHEITLNGVALDPATSYADSRIALPDLQADNVLVVKADCTYSHTGEGLHHFVDPADGKVYLYSQFEVPDARRVYTTFEQPDLKAPFTFNVTAPAHWKVVSNATTPEPVATGASNAQGEPLAVWNFPATKPMSTYITAVVAGDYYEVQDVYEGKYGTIPLGHYSRQSLKEYLERDREEIVTLTKQGFEFFEDAFGYPYPFGKYDQLYVPEYNMGAMENAGCVTLRDEYLPRSRQPRSFYEFRCSVILHEMAHMWFGDLVTMKWWDDLWLNESFAEWACYHAEALATSYTDAWTGFTNARKQTGYRADSLPSTHPIAADNVDLHAVEVNFDMITYAKGAAVLKQLVAWVGLDPFLAGLKQYFHDHEFANTEFSDLLTALEKASGRELTGWAQEWLQTAGTNTLSPAFELTAQGTYATFAIDQVAPEEHPTLRRHRVGIGFYNTVEGRLVRTDYVEVDVEGARTELPELVGKAQPELLLLNDQDLAFAKIRLDEHSRATAIARLSDLDDSLARALVWSAAWDMTRDAELSATDYVELVLGNIGSETDAWGVSRIPVYAAQAVTLYAAPATRAQLADRWEKGLRALLEAAEPGTDHQLTFARAYAAAARSEEAIAELEGMLDGTLVLEGLAIDQDLRWGLLTALARVGRADDARIDAELAGDNTISGQEKSAAARAAMPTAAAKERAWQQAVLDPATPNETQRSVVLSFWQAGQEEVLAPYVATYLADVAGTWERLGAHKASVALEFIFPRLIATPETLEAVDAWLAANADAVNPGAVRYVREGRADVARALAAQAFDAS